One Deltaproteobacteria bacterium DNA window includes the following coding sequences:
- a CDS encoding ABC transporter permease, with protein MTIIEAVPRLKRARSFQVTARKLLRSPLAFFGFAVILLVLICAIFAPWLAPHDPLAMDIDNMLSGPSWVHPLGTDQMGRDTLSRIIYGSRVALIVSLDAVSLGIILGVPIGLISAYRRGWINEVIMRIIDALVAFPSLILAVGLIAVLGSTLMNVIIAIGIANIPWIARVINLLT; from the coding sequence GTGACGATCATTGAGGCCGTGCCGCGTCTCAAGCGGGCGAGGTCTTTTCAGGTAACTGCCAGAAAGCTACTCAGGAGCCCTCTGGCCTTTTTTGGCTTTGCCGTTATTCTCCTCGTTCTTATCTGTGCTATCTTTGCTCCCTGGCTTGCCCCTCATGACCCCCTGGCTATGGATATTGATAATATGCTTTCAGGCCCTTCATGGGTTCATCCTCTGGGAACGGACCAGATGGGCCGTGATACCTTAAGCCGGATCATCTACGGCTCACGAGTGGCATTGATCGTAAGTCTAGACGCGGTCAGCCTGGGTATTATATTGGGCGTGCCCATAGGTCTGATTTCCGCCTATCGCCGGGGATGGATTAACGAAGTCATTATGAGGATCATAGACGCCCTGGTGGCTTTTCCCAGCCTGATCCTGGCCGTTGGCCTGATTGCCGTGTTGGGGAGCACCTTGATGAATGTCATCATAGCTATTGGTATCGCCAACATCCCCTGGATCGCCCGCGTCATCAATCTATTGACTTGA
- a CDS encoding 30S ribosomal protein S1: protein MVDDFKEESQDKSQEESQDKNQDKNQDKNQTTLGAEDAPLSSEDELNFGDLYEESFKPLEEGELLRGVVVQVNKENVMVDIGYKSEGRISIEEFLDEQGNVNVEVGDQLEVVLERYEGELDDILLSKEKAAKIKVWDEISRIYSQDGVIQGKVMARVKGGLSVDIGVTAFLPGSQVDLRPIKDLESLVGEVFNFKILKYNKRRENVVLSRRAILEEERKVLKDETIASMEEGAVMKGIIKNITDYGAFVDLGGIDGLLHITDMSWGRVGHPSEFLTVGGEIEVKVLRFDREQERVSLGLKQLKRDPWLQAENSCPVGTKIMGKVVSLTDYGAFVEVREGIEGLIHVSEMSWTRKIRNPAKILSVGDLVECMILSIDVSNKRISLGMKQVEPNPWDIVTEKYPVGTTIEGKIKNITDFGIFIGIDEGIDGLVHVSDVSWTKRIKHPSELFKKGDEIQAVVLKVDKESERFSLGIKQLEVDPWELIPKKYPIGSRVTGTVTNITDFGLFVELEEGIEGLVHISEVGRVKGKNLRDLYSLGDVISAKVINISVQERKIGLSVRRLKKDEERSYFNQYTTTSQAATSSLGAQLQQALNKANLNNSLEAESAEDLQPDEASPTEEAPSLDESSPAHEVSKAEEAVPEEEDASTEEALHIEEKASTEEASPTEEGSPAPDQVKEESQPET from the coding sequence ATGGTTGATGATTTTAAAGAAGAAAGCCAAGACAAAAGCCAAGAAGAAAGCCAAGACAAAAACCAAGACAAAAACCAAGACAAAAACCAGACCACTTTGGGTGCAGAGGATGCACCGTTGAGTTCTGAAGATGAGTTGAACTTTGGCGATCTTTATGAAGAAAGCTTCAAGCCTTTAGAGGAGGGGGAGCTTCTCCGCGGTGTTGTTGTCCAGGTAAACAAAGAAAATGTAATGGTTGACATTGGATATAAGTCCGAAGGCCGCATCTCAATAGAAGAGTTCCTGGATGAGCAAGGCAACGTGAATGTCGAAGTCGGTGACCAACTCGAAGTCGTCTTAGAACGGTATGAAGGCGAGCTTGATGATATTCTTCTCTCCAAAGAGAAGGCGGCGAAGATAAAGGTTTGGGATGAGATTAGCCGGATATACAGTCAGGATGGTGTCATCCAGGGAAAGGTTATGGCCCGGGTCAAAGGCGGCCTCTCTGTGGATATCGGAGTAACCGCATTTCTGCCAGGTTCCCAGGTTGACCTCAGACCGATCAAGGATCTGGAGTCCCTGGTTGGAGAAGTTTTCAACTTCAAGATTTTAAAATATAACAAGCGTCGTGAAAATGTAGTCTTGTCCCGCCGTGCTATTTTAGAAGAAGAGCGAAAGGTTCTTAAAGATGAAACCATCGCCTCAATGGAAGAAGGCGCGGTCATGAAAGGTATTATCAAGAACATCACGGACTACGGCGCCTTTGTGGATCTGGGAGGCATTGATGGTCTTCTGCATATTACGGATATGTCCTGGGGGCGCGTGGGACACCCTTCAGAGTTTTTAACGGTTGGCGGTGAAATTGAGGTCAAGGTTCTTCGTTTCGATCGGGAGCAGGAGCGCGTGTCCCTCGGGTTGAAGCAGCTTAAAAGGGATCCGTGGCTTCAGGCAGAAAACTCGTGCCCGGTGGGAACCAAGATCATGGGCAAGGTTGTCTCTCTAACTGATTATGGCGCCTTTGTTGAGGTTCGGGAGGGAATTGAAGGTTTGATTCATGTTTCAGAAATGTCCTGGACCCGTAAAATTCGAAACCCGGCCAAAATATTATCCGTGGGTGATCTGGTAGAATGCATGATTCTGAGCATTGATGTGAGCAACAAGCGCATCTCGCTCGGTATGAAGCAGGTCGAACCCAATCCGTGGGACATTGTGACCGAGAAATACCCGGTCGGGACAACCATAGAAGGCAAGATTAAAAATATCACTGACTTTGGTATATTCATCGGCATAGATGAAGGTATTGACGGCCTGGTCCATGTTTCTGACGTCTCCTGGACCAAGCGCATCAAACATCCCTCTGAGCTATTTAAAAAAGGCGATGAAATTCAGGCTGTTGTTCTTAAAGTTGATAAAGAGAGCGAAAGATTTTCCCTGGGGATCAAACAGCTGGAAGTTGATCCATGGGAGCTTATTCCCAAAAAATACCCCATTGGCAGCCGCGTGACCGGCACAGTAACCAACATCACTGATTTCGGCCTCTTTGTGGAGCTGGAAGAAGGTATCGAGGGCCTGGTTCATATCTCCGAGGTCGGTCGTGTCAAAGGAAAGAACCTCAGGGACCTTTATAGCCTCGGTGATGTTATCTCGGCTAAAGTAATTAATATCAGCGTTCAGGAGCGGAAAATCGGTCTGTCGGTCAGGCGTTTGAAGAAAGACGAAGAGCGATCTTACTTTAACCAGTACACCACAACCAGTCAGGCTGCGACCTCCAGTCTTGGCGCACAGCTTCAGCAGGCCCTCAATAAGGCTAATCTGAATAATTCCCTCGAAGCAGAATCTGCGGAAGATCTCCAGCCGGACGAAGCCTCTCCCACAGAAGAAGCACCTTCCTTAGACGAATCGTCTCCTGCGCATGAAGTCTCGAAGGCGGAAGAGGCAGTTCCTGAAGAAGAGGATGCTTCCACTGAGGAAGCATTACATATAGAAGAAAAGGCATCCACTGAGGAAGCCTCTCCCACAGAAGAAGGCTCTCCAGCTCCAGATCAGGTAAAGGAGGAGAGCCAGCCAGAAACATAA
- a CDS encoding desulfoferrodoxin, giving the protein MANQVGKRYTCEKCGATYIVTRGGDGKLQCCGQPMKKVN; this is encoded by the coding sequence ATGGCCAATCAAGTTGGAAAAAGATACACCTGCGAAAAATGCGGCGCCACATATATCGTCACCCGCGGCGGTGATGGAAAGCTTCAATGCTGCGGTCAGCCCATGAAAAAAGTCAACTAA
- a CDS encoding enoyl-CoA hydratase/isomerase family protein, protein MNTFETLIFEKQAHVASVTLNRPEVMNIHNVQMRDDMYEVLSAIKLDDEVRVVLFKGAGEKAFCAGADLTEFLTAPPPTAAREVRFDRDLWGLFLNLPQPLIAAVHGYVLGSGIEIALCCDLVIASEDARFGLPEAGLGIIPAAGATQTMPRAVGRGKALEMLLTSRWIGADEALQAGLVNKVVSGDRLLPLAEEVATQIAACDPLIIRVTKQAVLRGLNLPLTQGLELEKRLASKLTPDAKAIK, encoded by the coding sequence ATGAACACCTTCGAGACCCTGATTTTTGAAAAACAGGCGCACGTTGCTTCTGTGACCCTGAATCGTCCTGAAGTCATGAATATCCACAACGTTCAGATGCGGGACGACATGTACGAAGTCTTGAGCGCCATCAAGCTTGACGACGAGGTCAGGGTAGTCCTGTTCAAGGGCGCAGGGGAAAAGGCCTTTTGCGCGGGCGCGGATTTGACCGAATTCCTGACCGCTCCGCCCCCGACCGCAGCGCGTGAGGTGCGCTTTGACCGCGATCTCTGGGGCCTTTTTTTAAACCTTCCCCAGCCCCTAATCGCCGCGGTGCACGGTTATGTCTTGGGCTCGGGCATTGAAATCGCCCTGTGCTGTGACCTGGTTATCGCTTCAGAAGACGCCCGGTTCGGTCTGCCTGAAGCAGGCCTGGGTATTATCCCCGCGGCCGGCGCTACTCAGACAATGCCTCGCGCCGTAGGGCGTGGCAAGGCCCTGGAAATGCTGCTCACCAGCCGCTGGATCGGTGCTGACGAGGCCCTTCAAGCCGGATTGGTGAATAAAGTTGTATCTGGAGATCGGCTTTTACCTTTGGCCGAAGAGGTGGCAACTCAAATTGCAGCTTGTGATCCTTTAATTATTAGGGTAACTAAACAGGCGGTCTTGAGGGGCCTGAATCTCCCCCTGACCCAAGGTCTGGAACTTGAAAAGAGGCTGGCGTCTAAACTAACGCCGGACGCAAAAGCCATAAAATAA
- a CDS encoding ogr/Delta-like zinc finger family protein, which translates to MTDEKPVCLHCGQEMKKWQTPTWSTWGGDIMYVCFNDECPYYVRGWDWMLKTQNMRCSYQQLYNPRTRTSSPIPVRSSSACRDGS; encoded by the coding sequence ATGACTGATGAGAAACCCGTATGCCTTCACTGCGGGCAGGAGATGAAGAAATGGCAAACGCCAACCTGGAGTACCTGGGGCGGTGATATTATGTATGTTTGCTTTAACGATGAGTGTCCCTACTACGTTCGCGGCTGGGATTGGATGCTTAAAACGCAAAACATGCGATGTTCATACCAGCAACTGTATAATCCTAGGACTCGAACCAGCAGTCCCATCCCAGTGAGAAGCTCTTCGGCTTGCCGGGATGGGTCATAG
- a CDS encoding enoyl-CoA hydratase/isomerase family protein, with protein MKDKTVSFKKDGSIGIITLNRAGEKNPITAQTAAELKAIRAEIGFGSEINVVVLTGKGKEFFSCGTDPREYPNFTSREEFISKLSTASMIGSFDRPTIAAINGDAIGQGLELALACDIRIASETARFAIPQVTEGEMAFDGGTQRLPRLVGRAKALEMILLGQTIDSQEALEIGLVNQVAPPDELMPAALKMARDLAAKGPLALRYVKEAIHKGMDMTLEQGLRLEADLYFLLHTTEDRTAGVTAFRDKKKPDFKGK; from the coding sequence ATGAAGGACAAGACGGTCAGTTTTAAAAAAGATGGATCCATAGGGATCATAACCCTAAACCGGGCGGGCGAAAAAAATCCCATCACCGCTCAAACCGCGGCTGAGTTAAAAGCGATCAGGGCCGAGATCGGATTTGGCAGTGAGATTAATGTGGTTGTCCTTACCGGTAAAGGTAAAGAATTCTTTTCCTGTGGCACTGACCCCCGGGAATATCCCAACTTTACCAGCAGAGAGGAATTCATCTCAAAACTGTCCACAGCTTCTATGATTGGCTCCTTTGACCGGCCCACCATCGCGGCCATCAATGGGGATGCCATCGGTCAGGGCCTGGAGCTGGCTCTGGCCTGCGATATCAGGATTGCGTCCGAGACCGCCCGTTTTGCCATACCTCAGGTGACAGAAGGCGAGATGGCCTTTGACGGGGGAACCCAGCGCCTGCCGCGCCTGGTTGGAAGGGCCAAGGCCCTGGAGATGATCCTGCTCGGTCAAACCATAGATTCACAGGAGGCCCTGGAGATAGGCCTGGTCAACCAGGTGGCGCCTCCTGATGAACTCATGCCCGCTGCTCTAAAGATGGCGCGCGACCTGGCGGCCAAGGGCCCGCTAGCCTTGAGATATGTCAAGGAGGCGATTCATAAGGGCATGGATATGACCCTGGAGCAGGGGCTTCGCCTGGAAGCGGACCTCTATTTTCTGCTCCATACCACCGAAGACCGTACTGCAGGCGTAACTGCCTTCCGTGATAAAAAAAAGCCTGATTTCAAGGGAAAATGA
- a CDS encoding alpha/beta hydrolase, with product MGEPGPEERWLEVNGVKLHYLEWGDHARQPMILLHGFLGHARVWDDFALSSKRDYHVLALDQRGHGQSQWAADGAYSLDDYFSDLAEFIKLLGLNNLILVGHSMGGRNALFYTACLPDRVNRLILVDARAAASQRSTMALNDLLNRIRLESGTLEEMIQEAQAAYPSLSRETCHRLIIHACQVTAGARLIPRYDVRMKQMAERPGFILEDLRPLMGNITCLTLVIRGEESLFLSRLEAEEMCQLMQNAEWTEISAASHLPVQENPTAFKEAVSSFLD from the coding sequence ATGGGTGAACCTGGTCCAGAAGAGAGGTGGCTTGAGGTTAATGGTGTTAAGCTTCACTACCTTGAGTGGGGCGACCATGCCCGTCAGCCTATGATACTCCTGCACGGCTTCCTGGGTCATGCTCGTGTCTGGGATGATTTTGCTTTAAGCTCAAAGCGTGATTATCATGTCCTGGCCCTGGACCAGCGGGGGCACGGGCAAAGTCAATGGGCCGCGGACGGGGCCTACAGCCTGGACGATTATTTCTCGGACCTCGCCGAATTTATTAAGCTCCTTGGATTGAATAACCTGATTCTCGTCGGTCACTCCATGGGAGGCCGAAACGCCCTGTTCTATACCGCCTGCCTCCCCGACCGGGTAAACCGGCTCATCCTGGTGGATGCGCGTGCGGCTGCGAGTCAGCGCTCGACCATGGCCCTGAATGACCTTCTGAACCGTATCAGGCTTGAAAGCGGGACCTTGGAGGAAATGATACAGGAAGCCCAGGCGGCCTATCCCAGCCTTTCCCGCGAAACCTGTCACCGCCTCATAATTCACGCCTGCCAGGTCACGGCCGGGGCAAGACTCATCCCCAGGTATGACGTCCGCATGAAACAAATGGCGGAGCGGCCTGGTTTCATCCTGGAAGACCTGAGGCCCCTCATGGGGAATATCACCTGCCTCACCCTGGTGATCCGGGGCGAGGAAAGCCTTTTTCTATCCCGGCTGGAGGCGGAAGAGATGTGCCAGTTGATGCAAAACGCAGAATGGACAGAAATATCCGCTGCCAGTCATCTCCCGGTTCAGGAAAACCCGACTGCCTTTAAAGAGGCCGTTTCTTCATTCCTCGATTGA
- a CDS encoding long-chain-fatty-acid--CoA ligase, which yields MNTTDLLNIAVSICPERDFMVFEQRRLSYLEVSERINRLAQALIELGVGPGDRLGMLSVNCPQYIEAYFATAKMGAVFVPLNFRAKADELAYMINTSEAKVLFVGERYLEMLQEMLPKLSGLGKLISLDRTFEGMLAYEDLVASGSDEELFAELDDDDTTILMFTSGTTGRPKAVPLTHNTFSTYILDNVDPADPDIEEKNLLTVPMYHVAGIQGMLAAVYGGRTLLLMRQFEVQEWLETVQLEQANRAMLVPTMLKQVIDFPDFSSYDLSSLQVITYGAATMPFEVIKRAIKALPEVSFINAFGQTETGSTITTLSPEDHLIEGSEEEQKKKLRRLSSSIGRPLPDVEIRIIDEAGKEVGPNEVGEIVARGPRIMSGYWRDEQKTTQAFTPDGWLRTSDMGWMDEDGYIYLTGRADDMIIRGGENISPREVEEVLNSHPKIEASAVIGVPDEEWGQEPLAVVELKKGETATKEEIIELCRSNLASFKRPRSVIFVDELPRSSLGKLLRKQLADEYGSP from the coding sequence ATGAATACAACAGATTTACTCAATATCGCCGTTTCCATCTGCCCTGAGCGCGATTTCATGGTTTTTGAGCAAAGGCGACTGAGCTACCTTGAGGTTAGCGAGCGGATTAACCGGCTGGCCCAAGCGCTGATCGAGCTGGGCGTTGGTCCGGGAGACAGGCTCGGGATGCTCAGTGTCAACTGTCCTCAGTACATCGAGGCCTATTTTGCCACGGCCAAAATGGGGGCCGTCTTTGTGCCGTTGAATTTCAGGGCCAAGGCCGATGAACTGGCTTACATGATCAATACCTCAGAGGCCAAGGTTCTCTTCGTAGGAGAAAGATACCTCGAGATGCTCCAGGAGATGCTCCCGAAGCTGTCCGGCCTGGGAAAGCTGATTTCCCTGGATCGTACTTTTGAAGGTATGCTCGCTTACGAGGACCTGGTCGCTTCCGGCTCGGATGAGGAACTTTTCGCTGAACTCGATGATGACGATACCACCATCCTCATGTTCACCTCTGGCACCACCGGGCGACCTAAGGCCGTGCCTTTGACTCACAATACCTTTTCCACCTATATCCTGGATAACGTGGATCCGGCTGACCCGGATATTGAAGAAAAAAACCTGCTGACCGTCCCGATGTATCATGTCGCCGGGATACAGGGCATGCTGGCCGCGGTTTACGGCGGTCGAACACTGCTTTTGATGAGGCAGTTCGAGGTCCAGGAGTGGCTGGAAACGGTTCAGCTGGAGCAGGCCAACCGGGCCATGCTCGTGCCCACCATGCTCAAGCAGGTCATTGATTTCCCTGATTTTTCCAGCTACGATCTCTCCAGCCTCCAGGTGATCACTTACGGCGCGGCCACCATGCCTTTCGAGGTCATCAAAAGGGCGATCAAGGCCCTTCCGGAGGTAAGTTTCATCAATGCCTTCGGCCAGACTGAAACCGGTTCGACCATCACGACCCTGAGCCCTGAAGACCATCTTATTGAGGGTTCTGAAGAAGAACAGAAGAAGAAGCTCAGGCGGCTGTCTTCCTCCATCGGCAGGCCGCTTCCAGATGTGGAGATTCGGATCATTGATGAGGCCGGAAAGGAGGTGGGGCCGAATGAGGTCGGCGAGATTGTAGCTCGCGGCCCGCGCATCATGAGCGGTTACTGGCGAGACGAGCAAAAGACGACGCAGGCCTTTACCCCGGATGGCTGGCTCCGCACGTCGGACATGGGCTGGATGGATGAAGACGGTTATATCTATCTGACCGGGCGGGCGGATGACATGATCATTCGCGGGGGTGAGAACATTTCACCTAGAGAAGTGGAAGAGGTACTCAATTCTCACCCCAAGATCGAGGCGTCGGCTGTCATTGGGGTTCCGGATGAGGAATGGGGACAGGAGCCTCTGGCTGTCGTGGAGCTGAAAAAGGGAGAAACCGCCACCAAGGAGGAGATCATAGAGCTCTGCCGCTCCAATCTTGCCTCCTTCAAGCGGCCCCGGTCAGTAATCTTTGTAGATGAGTTACCCCGAAGCTCCCTGGGCAAGCTCCTCCGAAAACAACTCGCCGATGAATACGGCAGTCCTTAA
- a CDS encoding nitronate monooxygenase, with product MKQTRVSQILGISYPILQGGMLWLADAGLAAAVSNAGGLGVISPMAGMEPHGDPVANLETQVLKAKGLTQKPFGVNIPLDLRDCGLLMDLVLTHQVPVAITAAGDPRLYTELLHSGGVKVLHVVSAVRHAQVAESAGMDGVIAEGVEAAARNGFDELPLFSLIPQVVDAVQIPVIAAGGIVESRGVVAAMALGAEGVQLGTRFVAVKENIASQRYKEAILAARDTDTVITCRPLIPTRSLKTEFTTVLLELERSGASAEEIRDFMGHAASRAGGLEGELESGEAYCGASAGLINEILEAGEVVRRLADGYQEVVDSLG from the coding sequence ATGAAACAGACACGTGTCTCTCAGATACTCGGCATCAGCTACCCCATCCTGCAGGGCGGTATGCTCTGGCTGGCCGATGCCGGCCTGGCCGCCGCGGTCTCCAATGCCGGCGGACTGGGCGTCATCAGCCCCATGGCCGGCATGGAGCCTCACGGTGACCCGGTTGCCAATCTTGAAACCCAGGTTCTTAAGGCGAAAGGACTGACCCAGAAACCTTTCGGGGTGAACATCCCGCTGGACCTGCGGGACTGCGGTCTTCTTATGGACCTTGTCCTCACCCACCAGGTCCCGGTTGCAATCACCGCCGCGGGCGATCCTCGGCTTTACACCGAACTTCTGCATAGCGGGGGAGTAAAGGTGCTCCATGTGGTCAGCGCGGTGAGACACGCCCAGGTCGCTGAATCGGCCGGCATGGATGGCGTCATCGCGGAAGGAGTTGAAGCCGCGGCTCGCAACGGGTTCGATGAGCTACCTTTATTTTCACTGATCCCTCAAGTGGTTGACGCCGTTCAGATACCGGTCATTGCGGCCGGAGGTATTGTCGAATCCAGAGGCGTGGTAGCCGCTATGGCCCTGGGGGCTGAAGGTGTTCAGCTTGGGACTCGGTTTGTAGCGGTCAAAGAAAATATTGCCAGCCAGAGATACAAGGAGGCCATCCTCGCCGCCAGGGACACCGACACCGTGATTACCTGCCGTCCGCTCATCCCGACGCGAAGTTTAAAGACAGAGTTCACTACGGTACTTTTAGAGCTTGAAAGATCAGGCGCTAGTGCGGAGGAGATCAGGGATTTCATGGGCCACGCCGCCTCCAGAGCCGGCGGGCTTGAAGGAGAACTGGAAAGCGGTGAGGCTTATTGCGGGGCGTCGGCCGGTTTGATCAACGAGATTCTTGAAGCGGGCGAGGTCGTTCGCAGGCTGGCTGACGGCTATCAGGAGGTCGTGGATTCCCTGGGCTAG